A genome region from Triticum aestivum cultivar Chinese Spring chromosome 2B, IWGSC CS RefSeq v2.1, whole genome shotgun sequence includes the following:
- the LOC123046723 gene encoding uncharacterized protein, which translates to MSNERISLLLQIHEKVLFWNAKVLVSRIWHFRGGTDEGNIVHTDLVVLDQEGTHMYGQIPPEPSERLKDVLVEGNVYLMKGFMCKQAKQTYRAVDSPYMMQFTRFSTAIPQPGDEENFPYCTYDLLSFTDIPMPGPNTRRFLDVIGRITAVTDIVIVHSQYQPEPSETRTIVLEDQAGNEIKLVLWGARAREFEAEEVRIASQSGAVITIFVGTLPKTYRGIKGLSGSSACRWYINEDLPEMNAFRASLPESLAAVTAHIPGEQAIVPAPVREPLVELSVQQLLALDPFNNLKKQFMVKVIITRMGSDNRWWFLSCRECHKTAYTAGRQYRCSDHGCSSVAADPSYCLCTFGSDGAAEAEFMFFDRAAKSAVGKPLMTLIYRKYPGFTSALDLPYIGGADVGLPVEISRLVTKKYRLVVSISTKSFQPASTQLSFQVGRIDETFKPELASFGFGGASCSAGSSGIAVPIPTSFATGSSTLVDLPPDEMNTPISAFRGKGQASMPKTPSKSPCPKSARRKLVLELSKSRDEELSGSAPELATQTGDVVPPGNVVQPTSMPNVSQENEAAATENSDSVLPDPSKTKRANTPAKGVGTPKKARQ; encoded by the exons ATGTCGAACGAAAGGATCAGCCTTCTCTTGCAGATCCATGAGAAAGTGCTCTTCTGGAATGCTAAGGTTCTCGTGTCTCGCATCTGGCACTTCCGAGGTGGGACTGATGAGGGTAACATTGTGCACACTGACTTAGTGGTGCTTGACCAAGAG GGCACCCACATGTATGGCCAGATTCCTCCTGAGCCATCGGAGCGGCTGAAAGATGTCTTGGTGGAAGGCAATGTTTATCTGATGAAGGGATTCATGTGTAAACAAGCAAAGCAGACTTACAGGGCTGTTGATAGCCCATACATGATGCAATTCACTCGCTTTAGTACTGCTATTCCCCAGCCGGGTGATGAAGAAAACTTCCCGTACTGCACTTACGACCTCCTGTCCTTCACGGATATCCCAATGCCAGGCCCAAACACTCGTCGCTTTCTTG ATGTCATTGGTCGAATTACTGCAGTGACAGACATAGTTATTGTCCACTCTCAATACCAGCCTGAACCTTCAGAAACCAGGACTATAGTTCTCGAAGATCAAGC AGGGAATGAGATCAAGCTTGTTCTTTGGGGTGCTCGAGCTCGTGAGTTTGAGGCAGAAGAGGTCCGTATTGCAAGCCAATCAGGAGCTGTCATTACTATCTTTGTGGGGACACTGCCAAAAACCTACCGAG GAATTAAAGGACTAAGTGGTAGCTCTGCATGCCGCTGGTACATTAATGAGGACTTGCCAGAGATGAATGCCTTTCGTGCTAG CCTTCCAGAAAGTCTTGCTGCTGTCACTGCTCACATACCAGGAGAACAGGCAATTGTTCCAGCACCTGTTCGTGAGCCTCTTGTCGAACTGAGTGTTCAACAGCTGCTTGCTCTTGACCCGTTTAATAATCTG AAAAAGCAATTTATGGTCAAGGTTATTATTACACGCATGGGCTCTGACAACCGTTGGTGGTTTCTCTCATGCCGGGAATGCCATAAAACAGCCTATACGGCTGGAAGGCAGTACCGTTGCTCGGACCACGGCTGCTCTTCTGTTGCAGCAGATCCCTC ATACTGTCTGTGCACTTTCGGAAGCGACGGCGCAGCTGAGGCAGAATTTATGTTCTTTGATAGAGCTGCAAAGAGTGCTGTTGGGAAGCCACTCATGACTTTGATTTACCGCAAGTATCCTGGTTTCACAAGTGCGCTTGATCTGCCTTATATAGGAGGTGCTGATGTAGGCTTGCCTGTTGAAATTTCACGCCTTGTTACCAAGAAGTATAGACTTGTCGTTTCTATCTCCACCAAAAGCTTTCAGCCTGCAAGCACCCAGCTGTCCTTCCAAGTTGGCAGGATTGATGAAACCTTTAAGCCTGAACTGGCATCCTTTGGATTTGGCGGTGCGTCATGTTCTGCTGGGAGCTCAGGCATAGCGGTGCCCATTCCGACGTCTTTCGCTACAGGATCATCTACACTTGTTGACCTACCTCCCGATGAG ATGAACACTCCCATATCTGCATTCAGAGGAAAAGGACAGGCTTCTATGCCTAAAACACCCAG CAAATCACCATGCCCAAAAAGCGCTCGCCGCAAACTTGTTCTTGAGCTCTCTAAATCTAGGGACGAAGAGCTATCTGGCTCTGCTCCCGAGTTGGCTACCCAGACGGGAGACGTTGTTCCTCCTGGAAATGTTGTTCAGCCTACATCCATGCCAAAT GTTAGCCAGGAGAATGAAGCTGCAGCTACTGAAAATTCAGACAGCGTCCTTCCTGACCCCTCTAAAACCAAGAG GGCAAACACTCCTGCAAAGGGAGTTGGCACTCCAAAGAAAGCGAGGCAGTAG